The Deltaproteobacteria bacterium genome has a window encoding:
- a CDS encoding phosphatidate cytidylyltransferase, translated as MGAPLVALIIGFGQEAGLLFLILLATGLGLVEFYRLTLPESLPSQRILGIGLGLLFPLAAFLGREGAVVAVLALVVLVLFLLLMVTPGELAGATSRMAVMLLGNVYVGFLLSYIVLLRGRPMGLQWVLFLLVTVWAGDTCAYFSGTLVGRHRLWPRISPNKTLEGLLGGLAGSVAAAVLFRLFFLRCLALSDTVTLGSFILMIGQVGDFGESMIKRSARVKDSSHLIPGHGGVLDRLDSLLLSAPFLYYYVQWILG; from the coding sequence GTGGGCGCGCCTCTGGTTGCCTTGATCATCGGTTTCGGCCAGGAGGCGGGACTCCTCTTCCTGATTCTTCTCGCCACAGGGTTGGGCCTTGTCGAGTTCTACAGACTCACCTTGCCTGAGAGCCTCCCCTCCCAGAGGATCCTCGGCATCGGGCTCGGTCTGCTTTTCCCCCTTGCCGCCTTTCTTGGTCGGGAGGGGGCGGTTGTGGCGGTTCTTGCACTGGTTGTCCTGGTGCTCTTTCTGCTTCTTATGGTCACGCCTGGAGAGCTCGCCGGTGCGACATCCCGCATGGCGGTCATGCTTTTGGGTAACGTGTATGTGGGTTTCCTGCTCTCCTATATCGTCCTTTTGAGAGGCAGGCCCATGGGCTTGCAGTGGGTCCTTTTTCTCCTTGTCACCGTGTGGGCGGGCGACACCTGTGCCTACTTCAGCGGAACCCTGGTGGGGAGGCATAGACTCTGGCCTCGGATAAGCCCGAACAAGACCCTGGAAGGGCTTCTTGGGGGTCTTGCCGGATCGGTCGCCGCCGCCGTCCTCTTCAGGCTTTTCTTTCTCAGATGCCTGGCCTTATCCGACACGGTGACTCTTGGTTCTTTCATACTGATGATCGGGCAGGTCGGAGACTTCGGGGAATCTATGATCAAGAGGTCGGCTCGTGTAAAGGACTCGAGCCATCTGATTCCCGGTCATGGGGGTGTGCTTGACAGACTGGACAGTCTTCTTCTTTCGGCTCCTTTTCTCTACTACTATGTACAGTGGATTCTCGGGTAG
- a CDS encoding isoprenyl transferase yields MDPNRLPRHVAIIMDGNGRWAKRKSLSRINGHMKGVDSVRTVVTACREMGIKYLTLYAFSMENWKRPEEEVRALMDLLFQYLMDELEEMLENDIRLNAIGELETLPPRVYGRLMETMKATRHCQGMTLTLALSYGGRAEIIHAVTSIVSALEKKEITREDVGIDSFASHLWTKDLPDPDLLIRTSGEYRISNFLLWQMAYTEIYVTETLWPDFGREELVEAILDYQSRERRFGLTSEQLT; encoded by the coding sequence CTGGATCCCAACAGGCTACCGCGGCATGTGGCGATCATCATGGATGGTAATGGCCGCTGGGCCAAGAGGAAATCACTCAGTCGGATCAACGGGCACATGAAAGGGGTCGATTCGGTGCGGACCGTTGTGACGGCTTGCCGTGAAATGGGCATCAAGTACCTCACCCTCTACGCCTTTTCCATGGAGAACTGGAAGCGCCCCGAAGAGGAGGTAAGGGCTCTTATGGATCTCCTCTTCCAGTATCTCATGGACGAGCTCGAAGAGATGCTGGAGAACGATATCCGTCTCAATGCCATCGGAGAGTTGGAAACCCTTCCGCCTCGAGTCTATGGGCGGCTCATGGAGACTATGAAGGCTACTCGCCACTGCCAGGGGATGACCCTGACACTTGCTTTGAGTTACGGCGGGCGAGCGGAGATTATCCATGCCGTGACGTCCATCGTCTCTGCTTTGGAGAAAAAAGAGATCACCAGGGAAGATGTGGGCATCGATTCCTTTGCGTCCCATCTCTGGACAAAAGACCTTCCCGACCCTGATCTTCTCATCCGTACCAGTGGGGAGTATAGGATAAGCAACTTCCTGCTCTGGCAGATGGCCTACACGGAGATCTATGTCACAGAGACCCTCTGGCCCGATTTTGGAAGGGAGGAGCTGGTCGAAGCGATACTGGATTACCAGTCCAGGGAGAGGCGCTTCGGCCTGACAAGCGAGCAACTGACTTGA
- the frr gene encoding ribosome recycling factor has product MDADELKEFREKMAKTLAAFQHDLDKIRTGRASLALFDGIRVDYYGTPTPLNQVASMAIPESRLITIKPWDASIIGEIEKAILKSELGLTPVNDGKVIRITIPKLTEERRRDLVKLVRKKGEEGKIAIRNIRREANEWYRSLEKEKAISQDELHRRLEEVQELTSEFIGKVDRILDLKEKEILEI; this is encoded by the coding sequence ATGGACGCTGACGAGTTGAAAGAATTCAGGGAGAAAATGGCCAAGACGCTGGCCGCATTTCAGCACGACCTGGACAAGATCCGGACCGGAAGGGCGTCTCTAGCCCTTTTCGACGGCATCCGGGTCGACTACTACGGAACTCCGACACCTCTGAATCAGGTGGCCAGCATGGCGATTCCTGAAAGCCGCCTGATCACCATCAAGCCCTGGGATGCGAGTATCATCGGGGAGATAGAAAAAGCCATCCTCAAGTCGGAACTCGGTCTCACTCCTGTCAATGACGGAAAGGTTATCAGGATAACCATTCCCAAACTGACCGAGGAGAGAAGGAGAGACCTGGTAAAGCTGGTCAGGAAAAAAGGCGAGGAGGGGAAGATCGCCATAAGGAATATCCGGAGGGAGGCCAACGAATGGTACAGATCCCTGGAAAAAGAGAAGGCCATATCCCAGGATGAACTCCACCGGAGGCTGGAGGAGGTTCAGGAGCTCACCAGCGAATTCATAGGGAAGGTGGATCGGATCCTCGATCTCAAGGAGAAAGAGATCCTCGAAATTTGA
- a CDS encoding UMP kinase, with the protein MEEIAYRRVLLKISGEILGGTERFGIHPESVRDLVEEIKEVHDLGVELGIVVGGGNILRGVPAAGTGVDRVVADQMGMLATVMNSLALQDALEKRGVAARVQSAIRMESVVEPFVGRRAVRHLEKRRVVVFAGGTGNPFFTTDTAAVLRALEVGARVIMKGTKVDGVYDADPARFPEARKFDVLTYGEVLERNLKVMDSTSICLCRDNGLPIVVFDSTARGNIKGAVLGRKVGTLIRG; encoded by the coding sequence TTGGAAGAGATCGCATACAGAAGAGTTCTGCTGAAGATCAGTGGGGAGATCCTTGGTGGGACGGAGCGGTTTGGGATTCATCCCGAATCGGTTCGAGACCTTGTTGAGGAGATAAAGGAGGTCCACGATCTCGGTGTGGAGTTGGGCATCGTGGTGGGGGGCGGGAATATACTCCGGGGTGTTCCCGCAGCAGGCACCGGGGTTGACCGTGTGGTGGCTGATCAGATGGGTATGCTGGCCACGGTCATGAACAGCCTGGCTCTCCAGGATGCCCTGGAAAAGAGAGGCGTTGCGGCTCGTGTCCAGTCCGCGATCAGGATGGAGAGTGTGGTTGAACCCTTTGTTGGCAGGCGGGCCGTGAGACATCTGGAAAAGCGGCGTGTCGTTGTTTTCGCCGGCGGGACCGGTAACCCGTTTTTCACGACAGATACGGCGGCTGTCCTGCGGGCCTTGGAGGTTGGGGCTCGTGTGATCATGAAGGGGACCAAGGTGGACGGGGTCTATGATGCTGATCCTGCAAGATTCCCTGAGGCTCGAAAGTTCGATGTCTTGACCTACGGGGAGGTCTTGGAGCGGAACCTGAAAGTCATGGATTCGACATCCATCTGCCTCTGCCGCGACAACGGGTTGCCCATAGTGGTCTTCGACTCTACGGCAAGGGGGAATATTAAGGGGGCGGTCCTCGGCAGGAAGGTGGGTACCCTCATCAGGGGATAG
- the tsf gene encoding translation elongation factor Ts: protein MVDGNLVKELRQRTGAGIMDCKRALEETEGNLEKAIDRLREKGLARAAKRSGRATREGLVGSYIHAGGRIGVLVEVNCETDFVARTVEFQNLVKDTAMQIAAASPTYVERGQVPAEVIEKERQILRTQAVESGKPEKVIDRIVEGRMEKFFSEVCLLDQPFIRDPDMTFREVLNGVISQVGENISIRRFARFQLGEGQAGE, encoded by the coding sequence ATGGTCGACGGAAACCTTGTGAAGGAACTCCGGCAGCGGACCGGTGCAGGCATCATGGATTGCAAGAGGGCCCTGGAGGAGACCGAGGGAAATCTGGAAAAGGCCATCGACAGGCTGAGGGAGAAGGGATTGGCCCGAGCGGCCAAGCGATCAGGGAGAGCGACGAGAGAAGGCCTGGTAGGGTCTTACATCCACGCTGGTGGGAGAATCGGGGTCCTTGTCGAGGTTAATTGTGAAACGGACTTTGTTGCCAGGACAGTGGAGTTTCAGAATCTCGTCAAAGATACGGCGATGCAGATCGCCGCGGCGAGTCCCACGTACGTAGAGCGGGGTCAGGTGCCGGCAGAGGTCATCGAAAAGGAGAGGCAGATTCTCAGGACTCAGGCGGTGGAGTCGGGTAAGCCGGAGAAGGTGATCGACCGGATCGTGGAAGGACGGATGGAGAAGTTCTTCTCAGAGGTTTGTCTCCTCGATCAGCCTTTCATAAGAGACCCTGACATGACCTTCCGGGAGGTTCTCAACGGGGTGATCTCACAGGTGGGAGAGAACATATCGATTCGGAGGTTTGCCCGCTTCCAACTCGGTGAAGGTCAGGCTGGTGAGTGA
- the rpsB gene encoding 30S ribosomal protein S2, whose product MVNITMKELLEAGVHFGHETRRWDPKMKPYIFGARDGIYIIDLQKTVQMFKEAYRFIRDTAAKGEHVLFVGTKKQAQESIREEATRCNMFYVNHRWLGGMLTNYQTIRKSIDRLNRLEKMRNEEIYNLLPKKEIMQLEKERIRLEKSLGGIKMMDRLPGAVFIVDTKKERIAVNETRKLGIPSVGIVDSNCNPEEVTYPIPGNDDAIRAIRLLSSRMADAVIEGRQEYEKQLQQEMEKEPSPPPPGEEGQAIPGEDVEVEGFPHREGESEDRVSPPAAEEEAAKAPAASLTEEE is encoded by the coding sequence ATGGTCAACATAACGATGAAAGAGCTTCTGGAGGCGGGCGTCCATTTTGGTCACGAGACCAGGCGGTGGGATCCCAAGATGAAACCATATATCTTTGGTGCCCGCGACGGCATCTACATCATCGATCTGCAAAAGACGGTCCAAATGTTCAAGGAGGCGTACCGGTTTATCAGGGATACTGCTGCAAAGGGGGAGCATGTTCTCTTCGTTGGAACAAAAAAACAGGCCCAAGAATCGATCCGGGAGGAAGCCACCCGTTGCAATATGTTCTACGTAAACCACCGCTGGCTGGGAGGGATGCTTACCAACTACCAGACCATTCGCAAGAGCATCGACCGCTTGAACCGCCTTGAGAAGATGAGAAACGAGGAGATTTACAATCTCCTCCCCAAGAAGGAGATCATGCAACTCGAGAAGGAGAGAATCCGACTGGAGAAATCCCTGGGTGGCATAAAAATGATGGATCGCCTTCCAGGGGCCGTTTTCATCGTCGATACGAAGAAGGAGCGGATAGCCGTCAATGAGACCAGAAAACTCGGCATCCCTTCGGTGGGGATCGTGGACAGCAATTGCAACCCCGAGGAGGTCACCTACCCCATCCCGGGCAATGATGATGCCATAAGGGCGATTCGGCTGCTGTCTTCGCGAATGGCCGATGCGGTTATCGAGGGACGGCAGGAGTATGAGAAGCAGTTACAGCAGGAGATGGAAAAAGAGCCTTCCCCTCCGCCCCCCGGTGAGGAGGGGCAGGCCATACCAGGGGAAGACGTGGAAGTTGAGGGGTTTCCCCATAGAGAGGGAGAATCTGAGGACAGGGTGAGCCCGCCTGCGGCGGAGGAAGAAGCAGCAAAGGCCCCGGCTGCAAGCCTCACGGAGGAGGAATAG
- the speE gene encoding polyamine aminopropyltransferase, which translates to MKEEEWFQEKVRDQVGQMVRVRRRILSEETPFQRIEVFDTDQFGRVMALDGAINLAEKDEFIYHEMLAHVPMCVHPRVESLLVVGGGDGGVVREVLKHPVGRVDLVEIDQRVIEVTRRYFPEVSCGLDDPRVHIHIEDGTLFVQGAREAYDVIVVDSTDPIGVGASLYEETFYRHVFSALRSGGIVTTQTESPFFDQDIIKDLYPKLREVFPIVRTYLAPVPFYPGTLWSFAFCSKGVDPLADFNPSGTSVERIETYYYDSEVHRGAFIVPRCMRDVFDKP; encoded by the coding sequence ATGAAGGAAGAAGAGTGGTTCCAGGAAAAAGTGAGAGACCAGGTGGGGCAGATGGTTCGAGTAAGGAGAAGGATTCTCTCCGAGGAGACGCCTTTTCAACGGATCGAGGTCTTCGACACCGATCAGTTCGGTCGCGTCATGGCACTGGACGGAGCTATCAATCTGGCTGAAAAGGACGAGTTCATCTACCATGAGATGCTTGCCCATGTACCCATGTGCGTTCATCCCCGGGTTGAAAGCCTCCTCGTCGTTGGAGGAGGAGACGGGGGTGTGGTCCGGGAAGTCCTGAAGCATCCCGTCGGTCGAGTCGATCTGGTTGAAATCGACCAGAGGGTGATCGAGGTCACCCGGCGTTATTTTCCCGAGGTGAGTTGCGGGTTGGACGATCCAAGGGTCCACATCCACATCGAGGATGGAACCCTCTTTGTCCAAGGTGCCAGGGAAGCCTACGACGTGATCGTGGTGGATTCCACGGACCCCATCGGGGTGGGTGCCTCTCTGTATGAAGAAACATTCTACCGCCATGTCTTCTCAGCCCTGAGGAGTGGGGGGATCGTGACGACTCAGACGGAGTCTCCCTTCTTCGACCAGGACATCATCAAGGATCTCTATCCAAAGCTCCGGGAGGTCTTCCCCATTGTCCGCACCTATCTTGCCCCGGTTCCCTTCTACCCAGGTACGCTCTGGAGCTTTGCCTTCTGTTCAAAGGGGGTGGATCCGCTTGCGGATTTCAACCCCTCTGGCACGTCCGTGGAGCGGATAGAGACGTACTACTACGACAGTGAAGTCCATCGGGGGGCTTTCATCGTCCCCAGGTGTATGAGAGATGTCTTCGATAAACCCTAG